In Alnus glutinosa chromosome 7, dhAlnGlut1.1, whole genome shotgun sequence, the sequence atgcattttcaaatctcaattctcaaacgattcgttttttctgcaatttggtttaaaatcacacttttttttttctttctataaaatTGCAATTCCAAATGCACTCTAAATGGTTTAATGAACGGATGAATTGTATGAATCCAAGTAGATTCTGATTTCGTGACATTGGAAAATGACAGCTAAATAAATGGCAGTTTTACTATCACACAAATGACATAGGTAGGGTGTCAATGATATACATGTTGCATAATCTATGGTATATGGTCGTCCCTTCTTGTTCTTCCCTCTGAATCTGCTAAACAAGGTATAAGCATAGGCTTGTACTGATTGATAAGATGACTGCAACAATTTAAAACTAAGGGCTTAtgctatttgtttttatttttcatatttaatcCTTTTAATGATTGTTTAACATGGTATTTGCGCATTAGATGAACTGGCGATccattatttttgttataatgttttgttgttgtttaacTTGTTTCTCAGCCCCACATTCCAGAGGTTTGCTGTGAGAACATCAAGGAGGATCGAGGACATTTCGGTTAAGGGTATGTTTCTGTTTTTCCAATCATTGTAGTTTCCATTAGCATAATCTTCTGGGCATTTAATAGTTATTTGGTGATGGTTTGTTCATGCAGCTgcaaagaagaaggaagaacttGCTGAGCAGGTGAAGGATCTCTCTAAAAACTTCGAGGTTGGATTCTATGTAATCTCATGTTTTCATATTATTCATTTGCTTAAAGATTGTGTAGATTATAACAATATATGTTGTATTTGTTGCAGTCTTTCAAAAATCAGTGAGGCACTGTGATGGACCTGGTATTGCGCCCCTATGTATATGATTGTTCTAgactctcttcttccttctgtGAGAGTGACGAAAATGAGTTTTGTAATTTTAGGATGTGGACATTAGATATTGGCCCAAGGAAAGATCTTGTACCTCTAAGCCTACTGCTAAAATAAATTTCGGTTTTGTATTAGTAATAGTTATTTTTGTCTCCGACCATAGTGCGGGTGTGTGGAGTGGTGGATCAATGGGACTACCAACGTTCACAATTGAGTATAGACTTAATTTTCGAAAGGAGCTTTTCGATCTAAAGGTTTGTTATAAAAGAGTGCATGGGCGAGATTAAATGTCAGAACATTTCTCGTTGAAGTATTATTAATAACGGATCAGGATCCCTTCAAATTCTcgggcaggttgttgtgagtaaacatttatgagattcacctgaccggataagcagttgggcagcccaacttttatttggtcaggtgggtctcataaatgctcactcacaactatctgcccgaattctatcaaattcgggcaaaaaatttgaggggatcttaattcaTTAATTACGATCATCAGCCAGTTGaactatgaaattaaaaaaaaaaaaaaagacaaccaaaattaatattaaattataaaaataaacaatagaTTAAATGTCACTACACTTTACTAGTAACAATCAATAGCGAGCTAAactatgaaataataataataaaaaaaaagaaaaaaaaagaaaaattaatattaatactaaattataaaaataaactataaaTGTAAATATTAACATACATCTGGATTTCTCCTTGGATTTTTCATTGATGTATCTTCAAGATAAGCCTTCATGTTTGCTTCTAATACATTCAGCCTCCATTGACCATATAGGTAGTTATACACTGTAACTGAACCGAACTTTTTTCCCTGAGTATCCTTAAAATgtaattgttgttttctttgtacCCAATAACTCGAAATAGGTCtttcttgggaaaaaaaaatataatctgttggtacagttttcggtatggtgacgtgtcgcctagtgattcgctgctgggttctgatctacaacctcaatcctgcaaaagaacaaacaactcgtcggtggtgccgactacgcccactccgatgcctaagtcagttcaaatcaattttctaaaGAATGttttttaatctcaagagctcagagaattcGTGTTTTCATACCTGGTACgacggtcttatttataggccgaaCTTGCGGTCTTACCAAAATTcttgacgcctagttggattaggagtttgagtcctagcttggttgaactttaaccttatcttcagggaattcgaatgaaATTGCagagtccgaagttgattgcgttcgtacctctttaatcttaattccgtgtcaataactaccttatctcattaattatggaattgggacttatccctgatcttctgggatactATCCTTAtcgcattctaagacaactgcggcatacttcagccaacctccgaggtgataatatccgagatgtattcgctccgacttggagatctcggaatattgccgcaccataacagggttgtggaagGTTCGAGATGTTGTTACACCGAGACGTTTATTACTCCGAGGTGTTGTCACACCGGCTTGATATCACCCCGAGGCGCCATTATACCGGCTTGATATTACCCTGAGGCGTTATcactccgaggcacaaatatccgagatatgttcgctccgatcaaactaggagatctcgggatatttcataCCGTCATCAGGTTTGATAAGACCGAGACGTCATTATACCTAGACAATCTTCCTTTGCTGGGTCGTAACGAATGTCCGAGAcgtaactccgagatgttttagaatccacgtgtctttgaggttaattttatccccaacagttacccccctaattctctaatttcggaaaaaatagaaataagagaattatttaTTGCCTGCCAACCTGTACCTGCTACTGTGAAGTGCGCGTCTTTTCAAAAGTTCAAACATTTAAACCTTGccgcttctttttccaatgatGACGTCAGCTCTGAACTGTCGTCCTTTATCATCATGACACGATATTATCGAGGTAACGCTTTGAATACGGAATGTGCACCTTTTCAGTTTTCGGAGATATTGAAATGATGACGCCCTTTGATATTTTGGACACGTAGGGGAGGGGGTATTAAAGTTTTGGAATACTTTCATTGTTCATTCCTTGACATTTTCTCGTTCTCTCTCTTTATCCTCCATTGTCGCCTTCTTCCTAAGCTATTTTATTTCTCTGAACCCTTtgttcctcctcttcttctttttaaatggCTCCTAAGAAGGCTGCTTTAAACGTTCCTGCTACGTCTCGGGCTCAGACCAAAAGGTTCGATGGCTTCGTGGATCTCTCTCCCCTAGAGAGTAGGGTGGAAACCGCCCTAtttgcgaagcatgagggtgttcTGCGTCTGAACTACGACATTCCTCCAACAGTGAGGATGTTTTATCAAGCACCTGAAGCTCGGCTTATTGATGGCGGCGACATCACCTTGTTCGaaaggatgtttcttgctggacTTCGGTTACCATTTTCGGAGATTGCTTGGGATTTTGTCCTTTTCTGATGGTTGCGCCCAGTCAGATCATGCCTAACGCCTGGAGGTATTTATTCGCTTCatacatcctttggaggctcgtactgaagaaggagatgaagatcctTCAATTTTTCAGCATCTACAGACCGAGGTAGACTGCAGAGGGAATGATTGAACTAtgtgttcgtcacccgcctatattcatcaagctcaagagtgggctaacaaacaacaagttctgggaaatGCAATTTTTTCGAGTCtctggggagtgggaatgccctaAGGGTACTCTTTTGCCCGAGAACCGTAGGATGCCTCGGACCTGGCAATTGTTACGGcctgaccgaagcgaccccccttcactTAGCGTATCCGACCAGGAGGATGTCAAGAAGATAAGTGAGTGGTCCGCAGTTAGGGTCAAGGCTGACAAATTTGAGGAAGTCAATTTTGACAATCTTGTCACCGAGGAGAATTTTATGCAATTCCTTGGATACGATATCTTGAGAGACAAACAACTTATTACCAAGAGAGGGGCTGTTAAGAAGAGGAACGATGCACCTCCATCTTCGAGGCCTGTTACCAAGAAGAGGCCTTTTAGAAGAGCCGAAGAAGTTCCTGAGGATGTGCCTTTGCGGAAGAAACAGAACATTCCTCTAGCCGCCTCGGGGGCAAGGAGAACTCCCCCTTCGGTACCGTCAGCTGGAGTAAACGTTGAAGAGGGATCCGCGAGCTTTCGAGGTTTTGTTCCAGAAGTTTCCCCTACACCAGAAGCTGGTACTGCTCCTTCCTTTGTCTTAAGGGATGAGTCCGGCTCTGAGGCATCGTACAGGGTGACCAGGGTGCAGAAACTTCTTTTGAGGAACCTCCTCTCGGAGCTTCTACAGTGACTACTCCGGAACCAGAGAGATCTAGAGAGGGGGATGAAACGATTCCTGAGGCCCGAGACATACAAGTCACGCGCAGGGTGAAACATTCGGCAAGAAAACGAAAGTTCACAGCTCAGGACCGTATTGTCAAAATGATCTCGAAGGCTGAGCGGATGTGGGGCAAGGCGGTCATAAGACCTTCTGATGCCGAGGAGGTACGTCAAGAGTCTGCTCCTTCGGGTGATGAATCCCTTGAAGAGAGGGATGAAGATGCTGGCACCCTCCGAGATGAGCCTTCCATTGGAGATTTTGCGGCCGAAGGCACTCCTCGGACTCCTTCCTCAGAGCGTCTAGAATCTCCACCACTTCCCGAAGGCGACTGTGAAATGGGGCGTGCCACCCCCCAAGCACCATGTACTGCACCTGAACAAACTGAAACTCATACTGGAACACCTGAAATGGAAAATATCGAAGAGCCAAGAACTTCTCGGGATGCGGTTGTTCGGGATATACTAGGCGCCGTTCTTGTCGTACATGGTGCAAATCAACCCGAAACGACTCCTCATCTTGGAGTGCCTGAAGGGTCTTTGGTCGACTCCGAGAACACCATTCCTGAGGCAGATATGCTTCCCGAGTCTTCTATTAGGAGCGGATCTCGCGTTGAGGCCAGCACTTCCAGGTTAAGACCTGATGAGTCCGAGGCGGCCCCAAATAAGGGGGTTGTTCCTCCTGTGGGTCCCAGCTCTTCCTCTAGGGTCTCAGCCGGCTTTGAAATTTTGGGCAGAGGCCTTCTGGGTCATCCAATAAAGGCCATAAAGAATTTAATCCCTAAAGGGTTTCTGGGAAATGCAGGGGTTTCTTCCCCCGAGAagattgctcaaggcattcttatctctCATTATTAGGTAAGTTTCTGAAACCAGGCCTTCATCTTAACCAATTTTCGGTTCTCGATTATAAATTTGCCTACTTTTCTCTTTATAGCTCCTGGTGAAGATGAcagccctctggcagaagtatGAAAACCGTCAGGTACAACCTGCTGCTCCGgcccccgaagtgcaagctcggATCTCGAGTCTGGAGAAGGAAGTGGCAACTTTGAAGGCCCTCCTTCAATCTAGAGATGAAGAGCTTGCTGCCCGGGACTTGGCTATATCCGTAAAGCGTTCTGCCAATGCTCGTTTGAAGAAGGAAGTATTGGAGGCGAATGAGCGGTATACTCGCTCTGTTGCAAGTCTTTCTACCGAGCTTGATCGTGCAGATCAGTTATCCTCTCGCTTATCGGCCGTGCAAAACGAATGCTCCGAAGCCTGCAAAAATGCCTTAAATGCCGAAGCCGAGAAGGACAAGCTGAAGGCCGAAGTTGAAAGACTTGAGGCTGAAAGGGCTAAAGCTGTTAAGGCGCGGGATCATTCAGAGAGTCTCTTAATTAGGCTCAGGGCTAGATATGACGCAGGCCAGGCTAAGCTGAAGCGTTATCTGAAGCAACTGAGCTATGTGCCGTTCCTTCGGGACCAGAGCTGGGCTCGGGGATGtaattggggtttcgaaaattttcgaactttggtAACGAACCCCAATTATAAGTTCGATCCCGAAACAGTTGGGCCACAACTTGTTGGGTTTCCTGAGGAAGCGATCTTAGAGATGGAAGAATTCGGTAAAGAATTCATGCCAGACGTTCCGAGTTGGGGCGATGACGCACCGGATCCCCGAGAGGATCCCCTTGACGATCCCGCAAGCTAAGAGCTGTTCTCGGgcctgaatttttcttttttctcttttttttttgaatcatcACAACCTGTAAAGGACTTCAAATATACTAATGGAATGAAATCTTTAGAATGAAATTCTTACCTTTTAATTTTCTCCTCTTTGAGATTGAATAATTCACAATTATAGCATTTGGAGGGGTCTTTTGCTTTGGTATTCTTTCTATAATCTCTTCAAGTCATCTGAGGAATGGACTATCTTGAATGCTCTTGTCCTTCAGATCTTTCAATCTTGTCGTGCTATCCTTTCCATAAACCTTTCGGGTCGTCTGAGGAAAGGATTTGAACCAATTCTTAATCTCATCCCTtcagaaacccccaaccgagggatttcttcccattgaatcctttccatgaccctttcgggttgttcgaggaaaggattcgagcggattctaatcgggatatccatTATCTTATCCTTCGGGAACCTCCAActgggaggtttcaaccctctGTGttctttccatgaccctttcgggctgttcgaggaaaggatccGGATGGATTCTTTTTTGGATATCTTtagccttatccttcggaaacccccaaccgaggggttttaaccctttgtatcctttccatgacccttgcgggttgttcgaggaaaggaatcgggcggattctagtcctcatccttcggaaacccccagccgaggggtttcaaccatttgtatcctttccatgaccctttcgggttgttcgaggaaaggattcgggcggatttctTTCCTGAAAAAttcaccataactctttcgagtcgttcgaggtgaagagtcagatggacgctgatgtagcttgatcatctttggggaggtttgatgaagaagtgtttCCATGCTATCTCAGACTGCTGCTCATAGATCGATCAAATCTAGGAGACTATCtattctttcttgttctcaGTGTTGGACTAGCTGAGAAGCTTCGGACATTCTCAGCCTTCCCATAACCCCTAATCGAGGGGTTTCTTTGTACtgcatcctttccataaccctctcgagttgtccgaggaaaggatgcAAGTGGATTCTTTTCTAAGTGTCACCCATAACTCTTTTGAGTCGTTCGAGGGGGGAGCTCagattgattcttggatttctacAATTGTTGACATGTACTGGAAAGaaacattctttattgaatataaaattgtttggaaaaaaaacaaaaaattacatgaaatatttcttcaggtgctcggcattccataaTCTCGGGAGTATCTTCCCTGTCTCGGTCATTAAGCGGTAAGCCcctttctgatggcatcctactaCCTTATAGGAGCCTTCCCAttcgggtcccattttgccttctgTTGAatctttcgtcattaagctcaccttcctgagtacccaatctccgagctggaactttctgggtACCACCTGTctgttaaagtaccgagccattcgattctgatatgctgCCCATATGActtgagcgtcgtctcttttctcctgcaaaagatccagaTGTACCTTAGCTTTTTcatcgttgagtcctggattgtagtgagctaCACGAAAGCTTGGAGATCTTACTTCGACTGgtatcaccgcctcggttccatacataagtgagaatggtgtctcgcctgttggagttcttcttgtggttcggtacgaccacagcacctctggaacatattcaacccatgctcctttcttcttatcaagctttttcttcagagtCTTTACCAGGGTCTTATTCGTCGACTCTACCTGACCATTTGCCTTTGGCTAaagtaccgaagcataatggtttcgaaTACGGAGttccgaacaccacttccgaaatggttcacagtcaaactgcttcccattatccgtgacgaaagcatgaggaatcccgaaccggcacaccaccgacttccagaggaaagttataatatttgctgtggttatagctgctaatgcttctgcttccgcccatttagtaaaatagtctacagctacaaccaAGAACTTCGGTCCACCTTTCCCTACCGGCATTGggccaactatatccaccccccatttcacaaatggccatggagaagtgaggggggtaAGCTTCTTgggacttgctttcataatTCTTGAGAACCTCTGGCATTTGTCACAGGTTTTGACGAGAAGAGCCGAATCTTTTTTGATTGTAGGCCAATAGTAgcctgctcggatggttttttgcgccagcatccttcctcctgagtggtctccgtacacaccttcatggatttccctaagaacataattcgactcggccttggagaggcatttgagcaggggttcggaatatcctcttttgtacagtattTCTCCGAGAAGGCAAAACCGTGCcgcttgtatcttcaccctccgagctgCGACCTTGTCTTCGGGCAGCAACCCATGTCTGAGGAACTGAATAATCTCCCTTGCTCACTCTGGTTCATCCGGCGTTGAATCTGCTTCCATAACATTGGCCCTCGGGGCTATTGAcggctcggtcagaacaataatttgccttctgGATGCTTCAATCTCCTCATCTGTTCCCGATGCAATCTTCGAGAACTCATCGGCTcggatgttttcctcccgaggtatcttTGTGATGACGAACCTTTCGAAATAATATTGGAATCGGCGcacctcttccaaatacctggTCATTTGGTCTTCTTGTGCTTTGAATTgtccttggacttggcctacgaccacttGAGAatcactccggatttcgacattagttgctcccatctcttgggataatgccaaacccgctatcaccgcttcgtattcagcttcattgttcgttGTGacgaagtccagttttacagcaaaacTGAACTCTTGACCTTcaggattcctgaggaggacaCCTACTCCGTTTCTGCCCTGTGTTgaacccaggttgactccttaggaagttcttctgcttcaggaatgttgcagaattctaccaggaaatctgccagaacctgtcctttgatagccgttcgaggatgaaactcaatatcaaattgtccgagttccatcgctcagttgactaatcttctcgagaggtcaggtttttacaaaaccttcttcatcggatactcaGTTAAGACTCTGATAgcatgagcctgaaagtatggcctcaatcttctggctgagATAATCAAAGCAAATACCAATTTCTCGATCCGAGGGTACCTTTCTTCCGCGCCATGTAatgctttacttgtaaagtaaacaggtttctgaactcctgaatcttctcgtactagcaccgagcttaccGCTGAGGGGGATACTGCCAAATAGAGATAAAGtatctccccttcggttgggcggCTCAACAATGGTGGGTTGGCtaagtattccttcaacttcccgaaagcttcctcacactcctcactccacataaatgctttccttaaaatcttaaagaaaggaaggcacttatctgttgacCTTGATATGAACCGATTCagggccgcaatccttcctgcCAGCCGTTGGAGttgctttgttgtttttgggGCTTCCATTTCAAGGACAGccctgaccttctctggatttgcttcaatgcccctttgtgacaccatgaaccccagaaacttgcctgaagagactccgaaggcacacttcgtggggttga encodes:
- the LOC133873558 gene encoding uncharacterized protein LOC133873558; its protein translation is MAGGNFVNRVMSYLVNELLVNSLANSPTFQRFAVRTSRRIEDISVKAAKKKEELAEQVKDLSKNFESFKNQ